ACTCCATCACCAACTCAACAGCCTCAGCGAATTCACTGATTTATGTAGATGCCTGACCAGTGGTTTAACAGATTTCATCCACTAGGCTGGAAGCTCCATGCACATAGGACTTTGTCTCTAGACTATATCTTTAGACTTTCCAGTGCCCAAATGTGCGACAGACATATCCTACCTACATAAGCAAATTCTTGAGTGCCTCCCAATGATGGTGATTCTGCATCCCAGACTCCCAAATACACAGGCAGAAACCTTTGAAGAGATCCGTCACATCTGCAGAGGTTCTGGTTCTACTGATTTGTGGCAGGTAGAGAAGCCAGGGATAGCCCCCCAAAGACCCCAAAACACAGAAGATAAAACATTAAGACTTACTCAGCCCCTGATGTCAAAAGTGCAAAGACTGGgaagaaaacatattttgatcacactgaATCAGCTCTCCTAGACTCAAGTGTTTGTGGAAATACATTTGCTGCCCGCAGACACCATGAGACCAGTACTTCATGCACATGAATATCCACATTCAGTGACTTTTAAGTTCTCTACAGGCAAGAGACATTTTAATGACCACTGGCGAAACACTTCCTAGGCCCAGGACCGGGGTGGGACTTAGCTGTTCAATACCTGTTGAAAAGCCTTCTTTAACCTAAAAGCAGGGGGGAGGTCTCAAAATTGAGGACCGGACTTGAGCTGCCCTGAAGAGGCCGCCTTATCTCATATGTATGACCAAGGGGCCACAAAGGCTAGTGACATCACAAGAGAGCCCCACCCGGCTGCTAAGCCACACCGCTTTGCAGTCACAATGGCTTAGACCTTAAATACACGGACTCCCGGCCCTGCCGGCCTTTCAAAGCCCCTCATTTTGGCAGAAATTACAATGTCGACCACCCGAAAGCTAAAGAGTCATGGCATGAGGAGAGGAAAAAACCGAGTTCCTCACAAGGGTGTCAAGAGAGGAGGTAGCAAGAGAAAATACCGGAAGGGCAGCCTGAAGAGCAGGAAACGGGGCGATGATGGTAAGTGAAGGGTGAAGAGAGCAGTTCAAGTTCAAGGACGTGCTCTCCCAGCCACCTTCATGGAGGCCGTCCTCAGGCGGAACCAGCAATCCCAACCTCAGATGCCAGGGCTCAGGGGATGAGTTCCTTAGGGATGAGGAGGATGTTGATGGCTGTTTTAACAGGTGTCCCGTTGTAAATCTGTCCTTCCCCCACAGCAAGTCGCACTTACCGCTCCCACTTGTGACGCGGCGACGCACTCTGCCCTGGTGGAACTTCAAACAGCACCAGGCAGCGACGGAAGAGCAGAGGGGGACTGCCACAGAGACCGGAAGTTAGACCAAAGCCAGAGAAAGATCCCATCGAGAGTGGGTAAAATGCCAGGCATGACGAAGTAAGGGATGTATATGTTGGCTGTTTCTCCCCAACATCTCAATaacaattttgaaaacaaaaataaacttgtgaaaacttgaaattttcttttgatcTTTTGGTTGGAAAAATGTTGGTTGCTGAGCTTAGGCAGGCAGGGTTGGAGGTAAGACCATTAGACGTGACCCCTCTGGTTCATCTTGAATCACACCTTGAGTATGTTCTAACTTTGTGTATTTGGGTCTAGGTTGGACCCTTACCTGGGTAGCAAGGAATGCACTGTACTTAAAAGTTGATTTTCCCGACTCAACATGGCATGGCAGGTGTGGACAGTGATATGGCAGGTGTGGACATAGTCACTGGACTAAATCCTTAGGGGACTGAAACAGCCTCACACTGGGTGATGTTTCCTCAACCAAGGCCAACTGTTCCTAGTTTCATGGTCTTTTTGGAAAGCGAAATTAGGCCTTTCTAGGCTGTTTTGACCTTATGAGATGGGCTTGGATAGAGGGCTTCTAAGTGGCCTCAAGGTCCCCTGAGTTGGAGACTTCTCTGCTCCCCTGGGCTTCCTTCACAGGAAGGTCAACGCTGGAATGACCACTAGAAGACTGTGCTCTGGGAAAGACCTAGCTTCCGGGAAGAAAGCTGGTGCTCTGAGCTGGCCCCAATTTGACGGGCTTGCTTGCCCTGCAGAGAACAGCTCCAGATTCCCATTGTGATCTAGCGACTGGATATTGGTTGGCGTGTCCAAGGGAAAGATCTTGAGGGCACATTGGCCCCTGCTTCTGAATGAGACAAGACAGTATCTTaggcaccacccccacccccatttcctttGCTAGAGCTGCTCAAATCTACCCATTCAACCCGTTACTCAATGTGAGTCATCCAGTGCCTAGAAACATAATTCAGAAACAGGCCCTAGTCAGAGCTAGGGAGCTTCCCTATCAAACTCGCGCAGTTGGATCTCCAGCCATGTGTGAGGGAAATGAAATCCTCTGCAAAAATCAAGTTGAACTCTAACTTCTATGCCAGGTAGTAGCAGTTCAAGCAATTTGACAGTGATTGTCATGTGTTCGACCAAGGCAGGGATAAGATGGTTGtgatgccttaatcccagcactggggaggcagagccaggtggatctgagttcaaggccagcctgggctagagttccaggaaaggtgcaaagctgcacagagaaaccctgtctcgaagaaaaaaaagactaacaaTGCTTGCTTGGTTCCAGTTGGAGGCCCAGTCACTTTGCGATGCCAAGAGGACACCTGCCAGGATGCTGAAGACTGGAACTGGCCCGAGAGAAGTGTTTCAGTTGGCAGTCCCATCTAAGACATATATGAAGTTCTCAgtttttttggtcttgctttggttcagtttCTGCCTACTTACTCCCTTTTGGAATGTGATAATATGTGATTGTTCGACATGGCTGGCTAGAAATGTGGTGGTTCACATGAGAATGGCCCTTATAGGCTTTAACTGTTTAGGATTAGAAGGAGTGGCTTTGTTGTCACTGGTGCTTGGTGTGAGACCCACGGGGCCCAGTCACTCTCTCAGTCCTGACCTGCAGATCAGGATTtaaagctacttctccagcaccataccatgcctgcctgtgtgctaaTGGATGGTCATGGTCATGTGTAGACAGTAACATTTCATAACAGCCTAAGATGCTAAAGACCCCTGGACCTAGTTGTGTAGATCTTCTCCCAACCACGCAGCACTTAGAAGTTGCTCAACTTCTCCGTCACCTGTTCAATAGGgtcagcatgaggacctaagaTTCAACAACTCACACCTACCCAGAGCATCAAAAGGAGTCAGATGAACTGAGATCTCCACACAAAGGCCTACAATGGAGTAAAATAAGTGTGTAGGTCTGGCTACAGGGTTGCCTCAGGGACTGAATGGAAACCACATCATTCACCACATAGCAAGTTGGGCAACACAACCCCCAAGAGATGCGCACCATGACCTGCTTGAGTCACAGAAGCTCTTTGTGGGATGAGGCCTCTGGCTGGGGGAACAGTGGTGGGCTGGCCTTAATTTCATCTCAGAAAAGCTGGCATGGTGCCCAGCCTGTGTTGCAAGGGCAGGTGGGTAGAGGCACCCATAAGAGGGAGACAGGTGTGGGCAAAGACTTGGACAAACAGAAatgtctctctcatctttcagtcTGGATCTTTTTAAAGTTACAGTGCTAGCAGACACTCCCAACATGGTGGTGTGACCCTGAGGGGGTCCgttgtctccatctccctgggTCACACAGACCACACTCAACCCTGCTGAATGCAAGACAACGGTTCACTGGATCACTGGAGGGTGAGAACTAAGGGGAGCCCTTCTGTGGAACAGATCATCCCTGTATTTCACTATCACCCCCCATTAAATGTCCACCACAGTTTAACAAGGGTGGTCTTTCTATTCAACCCATATAAGTTTCTGGCTGTCTGAATTAAAGGATTAATGTAGTACTGAAATTACAGAGTTCTGTCTCAATGGTCCTAATGGAGCCCAGCTTCCCTAAACACACGAGAGGACCTCTCAGGTTGGGGAAATATCCTCTCCACTGACTCAACCAGGTTTGTTGATTGCACACAGACCATATTTATGGCTTCCGAGAACAGCCGTTATTCCATGAACAGAGTGAAAGGCCATTGCACCATTTTTCTGGTACATTGAGAGAGATTATTAACCCTTAAGATGAACAGAGCCTGAACTTGAATGTTCCTCCTGAGAAAAACTATGATGTTTTGTACTTAGTGTGTTTAACAGTTGCTCACTAAAATTCACTAAGTGAATGGAGGGGGTGCTCCTGACAAGAGACATTGTGCATTTAGCTCCCCTGGGGGAATCAAAGGAACAAGGAAAGAACTTCACAGTTCAAGGCTTTCTACTCCAGTCTTAGAGTCTAGGGTCCAGTGTGTTGTAGAGAGGACACCGACGGGGCTCACTGTCGCCCTAACTCTGGCAGAGTACTGTTGACAAACAAGGGTGCCAGTCAACCACCTCTCCCCTTTTAGCCCCACTGGATTGTCAGATCCCCTTTTATTCTAATATAGTGTTAGAATGTTCTTTAACACAGTGGAGAGTCTGTTGGAGGTCTGACTGGAAGCTTCATGAAGCTAGGGATCAATTGGTTTATCAGTGGGGCAAATGTCAGCATTCACCACCATAACTGACTACCCTGACTGAATAAGTATTCATTCAATGTGCTTATTAGCTCATTATTACAGAGTTATTAGCTAATTTGTATAGAATCAAACTTGCCTCTCATGGCAAACTCGGAAACCTTGTAACTGTAAAGCTGAGTTGGAAAAAGCAGGTCAGAACTGAAGGGCGAGTTCTGCAGGGTGAAAAATGTATGGCTGCTGGAACAAAATAGGTTGTCTTTGAAAAGGATAGGTGTCTTTCAAAACTCAGAGTGACAGGAGCTAAGAGACTAAAACTGAGGTCTGGGGAAGATAGAAGGCGCACACACTGCCGCTAATGGAATTAAATGAGAAAGCCACAAGCCAGTGGTGTCCaagaggcaacaggaagaaaactgTGTGGAAAGATTTGCATCTAGAAGTCTTCTGTGTTCTGGAATGTTCTCAGCATCCCTAGATTCCAGagtcagaagaaacagaaggggtcACGGATGGAAACATACCTCGGAGTCCTGCATTCTGCATCACACAGAGCTAAGTACTAACCTCTCGGCCTCTAATTCATAATTGAAAACAGAGAATTATGGGATGGCTCCGTGTTCAAAGGTGCTTGTTATGGCAAATGGCAACTTAAGTTCAACCCGAGACCCACAtgatgagagaactgactctggaaggttgtcttctgacttctgctcatgcaccatggcatgtgcccagctacacacacacacacacacacacacacacacacacacacacacacaccaaatagacTTCAGACTTTCAAAGTTGTGGAAgacacagactgagcaagtcaaaCTGGACCATGGAGCTTATCTGGGGATCCCaggaagaaaattgaaacaaacaaaaacactaactACTAATACTCAACATTAACACTAACtactaaacaaaagcaaaaacttaaTAGGAAAAATTCTTGGACCCAGAAATTTCAGCTGAAGGATCTGCTGAGGCTCTCTCCATGTTAGAGGGTTAATCCCCAGTATAACAATATTAAAGCCTCTACTAGGTGATTTAGACCATGAGAGATTCACCTTCTTAAAGGGCTAAAGAGAACTAGTAGGCCGTTCAGagtcaccaccccacccccacactcagaGGATGTTTAAGATGTCATCTTGGAaccagagatcaggcctcagcaGATACCTAATCTGCCCCTTGACCTTAAATGAAGTTCTACTGTTTATAAATGACCacatctcaggtattttgttatagtagtaTGAACTACATCATATGTTCTCTGTACCAAAAGTGTTCAATATAGACTTTAAAAGCCTAATTTGGACCTCTCCATTACAGTACATCCTAGTCAAGTTACTTCTATGCCTTCCATGCCATTATTCTATAGCAGTCAAAAAGACTACATATGGGGGTGGTTAttcatttgtttctgagacagggttttgctttgtatcccaggctggtctggaactctccaCATAGCCCACCTCTAATTC
This genomic window from Peromyscus leucopus breed LL Stock chromosome 13, UCI_PerLeu_2.1, whole genome shotgun sequence contains:
- the Tnp1 gene encoding spermatid nuclear transition protein 1 → MSTTRKLKSHGMRRGKNRVPHKGVKRGGSKRKYRKGSLKSRKRGDDASRTYRSHL